Proteins encoded by one window of Musa acuminata AAA Group cultivar baxijiao chromosome BXJ2-9, Cavendish_Baxijiao_AAA, whole genome shotgun sequence:
- the LOC135622067 gene encoding zinc finger protein JAGGED-like, producing the protein MADEEARGEAEEQAAKKGKGKKAFKCRYCDRVFATSQALGGHQNGHRRERDAARRAERAAELFYSMQTTPVPMLSFPSFLHSSQPLVHAARGHLRQPLCPPYHPVPPSAHYQHYHPPYSFDNNVEATSRIDPRYSFSVSPYGGHVLRDEESSRTANCQRSYNPKIAGNARAPQEMAQVTMQVPSASTNITLEFKQDSVCAEDGKNGNEDKIDLTLHL; encoded by the coding sequence ATGGCTGATGAGGAAGCAAGGGGTGAAGCAGAAGAGCAGGCAGCGAAGAAAGGCAAGGGGAAGAAGGCTTTCAAGTGCCGGTACTGCGACCGGGTGTTTGCAACCTCGCAAGCACTTGGTGGCCACCAAAACGGCCACCGCCGGGAACGGGATGCTGCCAGAAGGGCTGAGCGTGCAGCCGAGCTCTTCTACAGCATGCAGACGACACCAGTGCCCATGCTCTCATTCCCATCATTTCTGCACTCCAGTCAGCCGCTTGTGCATGCTGCCAGAGGCCATCTCCGGCAGCCGCTGTGCCCACCATATCACCCCGTGCCACCCTCTGCTCACTACCAGCATTACCATCCACCTTATAGCTTCGACAACAACGTGGAAGCCACATCGAGGATTGATCCAAGGTACAGTTTCTCGGTTTCCCCTTATGGTGGGCATGTGCTAAGAGACGAGGAGAGCtcaagaactgcaaactgtcaaagAAGCTACAACCCTAAAATTGCTGGTAATGCAAGGGCACCGCAAGAAATGGCACAGGTGACCATGCAAGTCCCATCAGCATCCACAAACATAACCTTAGAATTTAAGCAAGACAGTGTTTGCGCTGAGGATGGTAAGAATGGCAATGAAGATAAGATAGACCTTACTCTTCATCTATGA